In Triticum dicoccoides isolate Atlit2015 ecotype Zavitan unplaced genomic scaffold, WEW_v2.0 scaffold198809, whole genome shotgun sequence, one DNA window encodes the following:
- the LOC119345014 gene encoding protein trichome birefringence-like 8, translating to MGDRFNMTTDIKEAFRRSLRTVKDWALTTPRLSKSSYIFFRSYSPSHYDNGTWDTGGSCANQWDPLTMIASESDQQEHLWINTMISSVARSMRRRHGMNKDVVFLNITYMTGLRRDGHPSRHREPETPSDAPEDCSHWCLPGVPDTWNQMMYGHLVSLGYDTRSIKT from the coding sequence ATGGGCGATCGGTTCAACATGACAACGGACATCAAGGAAGCATTCCGACGGTCTCTCCGGACGGTGAAAGATTGGGCACTAACCACTCCACGACTCTCCAAGAGCAGCTACATCTTCTTTAGGAGCTATTCTCCATCGCACTACGACAACGGGACATGGGACACAGGTGGCTCCTGCGCGAACCAATGGGATCCGCTAACGATGATTGCCAGTGAGAGTGACCAGCAGGAGCACTTGTGGATCAACACAATGATTTCGAGTGTGGCACGGAGCATGAGGAGACGACATGGGATGAACAAGGATGTGGTTTTCTTGAACATAACGTACATGACAGGCTTGAGAAGGGATGGACACCCGTCGCGGCACCGGGAGCCAGAGACGCCATCGGATGCCCCAGAGGATTGCAGCCACTGGTGCCTCCCAGGTGTGCCGGACACGTGGAACCAGATGATGTACGGGCACCTCGTGTCCTTGGGATATGACACGAGGTCAATTAAAACATAG